TATGAAGTTAGACAATTGTGAATTTTGAAGTGTTTCTGTAATTATTATACCTGTCTCATATAAAGCTAAAACTTTTACTTATGTATCCTAGTGCATTACTACTTTTTATAAAAAATTTATGAGCAGTGTAACCGTCATCGGTTGTGATTCTTCATATCTGAAAATATTTGTGCTTAAAATACAGGTAGAATATAATATAATAATAACGTTATATAGAATAGAAATTTGAATTAGGAGGCCATTATGGTTTTAAGAAAAGATAAACCCGCATGGAGAGACTTATGGTTGCTGCCTATTGCTCTAGTTGGAATATTTGTATGTTCAGCCATAGAAATGCTTATAGCTTTAAACTTCCATGCACCATTTAATAAAGATACACTCAACGGCGTAGGTGCGCTTGGGCAAATGTTGAGTTACATAATTGTATTAACTGTTTTCTATTACTTTCATTACCAAGAAATGCCTGAAAGGTTACGTGCAGGATGGCAGTACGTAAGAAAACATTGGTTGTTTTTATTAATTACGCTCCTTATTGTAATGGGAGTTGATACACTATATAACCAATTGATGGCTATGCTGCCAGAAGGTATCGGATTTAAGGAAACGCAAAATGAAGAAAGCTTGGCTACGCTGTTCAAAAATCCAGCATTTCTTCCATTCAGTTTCTTATTTGTCGTGATTCTAGCACCGGTAGTTGAAGAATTGTTTTTTAGAAATGTAATTATCGGCGAGCTAGGAAAGAAATTCAATTATATAGTGATGGGCATCATTTCTGCACTAGCTTTTGCAGCGATGCATGTTATAGGAGCTGCTTCTCCATTTGAATTTGGTTCCTACTTTATTATCGCAGTTGCACTTGTACTTGTTTATTTTAAATCTGGTAAAAATACTGCCGCCACTATTTTTATCCATCTCGGAAATAATTTAGTTTCTTTCTTAATGACTGTATTTTTCAGTTGAAGAAAAAATTCATATCTATAAAAAAATCCAACTGATCAATTGGCAGAATCAGTTGGATTTAAAAATTTCTGGTAGTTATAAATAGAAATATCGTGAGTTTTTACGGTTTTTTGGAAAGAATACGAAATGTCTTTGATATCAGTAATAGCAATTTCTTTCGTTATGCCGCGGCCGATATCAAATATCACTACATGCCAATTGGCTTTTCGGCAAATCAATCCGATAAAGATGACATTTTCTTTTTCTAAGCTTCCTTGCAACTCATACTCCACTAACATGACATTGCGTTCCGCGCAGTAAATCAGTAAGTCTGAAAAAGTATGGGGCAGTGCAGTATGAGGATTAGATTCAAATTTGATGTAACGATCCATGCGCTTTAAAATCCGTCTGATATGGGTGGCTGGTTGATTCAAACATTTCTTAATGAGTTGCTGTATTTCGGCATGGTAGGG
Above is a genomic segment from Staphylococcus piscifermentans containing:
- a CDS encoding CPBP family intramembrane glutamic endopeptidase: MVLRKDKPAWRDLWLLPIALVGIFVCSAIEMLIALNFHAPFNKDTLNGVGALGQMLSYIIVLTVFYYFHYQEMPERLRAGWQYVRKHWLFLLITLLIVMGVDTLYNQLMAMLPEGIGFKETQNEESLATLFKNPAFLPFSFLFVVILAPVVEELFFRNVIIGELGKKFNYIVMGIISALAFAAMHVIGAASPFEFGSYFIIAVALVLVYFKSGKNTAATIFIHLGNNLVSFLMTVFFS
- a CDS encoding helix-turn-helix transcriptional regulator codes for the protein MNKVERQNKLIHFIESNDQLTAMQLAKKLEVSKRTILRDIQDLEKQGVQIIAKQGALGGYRIQPDHSPIKLELTEEQMLALFMTLNESQSYTKLPYHAEIQQLIKKCLNQPATHIRRILKRMDRYIKFESNPHTALPHTFSDLLIYCAERNVMLVEYELQGSLEKENVIFIGLICRKANWHVVIFDIGRGITKEIAITDIKDISYSFQKTVKTHDISIYNYQKFLNPTDSAN